The genomic region CCCGTTCGGGCCGGCCCGGTGCTACTCGGACCGGTCGTCCGGGTAATGGGGGCGGCTGTCGCCCTGTCCGTTCCCGCCGTGATGGAATCCACTTTCCAACACGCAGAGTGACTTACGACACGTAACAGATCGTTATCAAATCGCGGTACCGGAGGCCCTCCTCCGGACTCCCGGGAACCGGGTCGTCCGAACGGCGGAGGCCCGGCGTGAGACGATTCAGTTCGTGACGGCGACGCTTCTGGACGGCAAGGCGACCGCGGCCGATATCAAGGACGAGCTGCGGGCGCGGGTCAAGGCACTGGCCGAACGCGGTATCACTCCCGGTCTCGGCACCGTCCTGGTCGGTTCCGACCCGGGGTCGCAGGCGTACGTCAACGGCAAGCACCGCGACTGCGCGGAGGTGGGCATCGCCTCGATCCGCCGCGAGCTGCCGGCCGACGCGACCCAGCAGCAGGTCGACGACGTGCTCGCCGAGCTGAACGCGGACCCGGCCTGCCACGGCTACATCGTCCAGCTGCCGCTCCCGGCCCACCTGGACACCCAGCGCGTGCTGGAGCTGATCGACCCGACGAAGGACGCCGACGGCCTGCACCCGGTCAACCTGGGCCGGCTGGTGCTCGGCTACCCCGGCCCGCTGCCGTGCACTCCGCGGGGCATCGTCGAGCTGCTCCGCCGGCACGACGTGGCCCTGCGCGGCGCCACGGTGGCGGTGGTCGGCCGGGGCAACACGGTCGGCCGTCCGCTCGGCCTGCTGCTGACCCGGCGCAGCGAGAACGCGACCGTGACGCTCTGCCACACCGGGACCCTCGACCTCGCCTCGCACACCCGGGCTGCCGACATCGTGATCGTGGCGGCCGGCGTACCGGGCCTGCTCACCGCCGACATGATCACCCCGGGCGCGGTGGTGGTTGACGTCGGCATCACCCGCGTCGTCGGGTCGGACGGCAAGGGTCGCTACACCGGTGACGTCGACGCGGGCGTGGCCGAGGTGGCCGGCGCCCTGGTGCCGATGCCCGGCGGCGTCGGGCCGATGACCCGCGCCATGCTGCTGACCAACGTCGTGGAACGCGCGGAGGAGGGCTGAGCCGCCCGGTCACCGCATCCGGCAGCCGCCGGCTCCCGCCCTGAGCGGTCGCGTCATAACCGTCCGCCCCTGGCCGGATCGGTGCCAGGATGACTGATACGGTCCGGAAAACCGACTGGTATCAGGGAGTGGGACGACCATGGGTAAGAAGGTCACTGTCGTCGGGGCCGGCTTCTACGGCTCCACCACCGCACAGCGCCTGGCCGAGTACGACGTCTTCGACACCGTTGTGATCACCGACATCGTGGAGGGCAAGCCGGCGGGCCTCGCGCTGGACCTCAACCAGTCGCGCCCGATCGAGGGCTTCGAGACGAAGGTCGTCGGCGTCACCACCGGCCCGAACGGCGAGGGCTACGAGGCGATCGAGGGCTCCGACGTCGTGGTCATCACCGCCGGTCTGCCTCGCAAGCCGGGCATGAGCCGGATGGACCTGCTGGAGACGAACGCCAAGATCGTCCGTCAGGTCTCCGAGAACGTCGCCAAGTACGCCCCCAACGCGGTCGTCATCGTGGTCTCCAACCCGCTGGACGAGATGACCGCGCTGGCCCAGCTCGCCACGCAGTTCCCGAAGAACCGGGTGCTCGGCCAGGCCGGCATGCTCGACACCGCCCGGTTCACCAACTTCGTGGCCGAGGCGCTGAACGTGCCGGTGAAGTCGGTCAAGACCCTCACCCTCGGCTCGCACGGCGACACGATGGTGCCGGTGCCGTCGAAGAGCACCGTCAACGGCAAGCCGCTGCGCGAGGTCATGCCCGACGCGCAGATCGAGGAGCTGGTGGTCAAGACCCGTAACGGTGGCGCCGAGGTGGTCGCGTTGCTGAAGACCGGTTCGGCGTACTACGCCCCGTCCGCCGCCGCCGCCAAGATGGCGAAGGCCGTCGCCGAGGACTCGGGCGAGGTCATGCCGGTCTGCGCCTGGGTCGACGGCCAGTACGGCATCTCCGGCGTCTACCTCGGCGTCGAGGCCCAGATCGGCGCCGAGGGCGTCAAGCGGGTCGTCGAGACCGACCTGGACGCCGACGAGCTGGCCAGCCTCAAGGAGGCCGCCGAGGCCGTCCG from Micromonospora sp. WMMD812 harbors:
- the mdh gene encoding malate dehydrogenase; this translates as MGKKVTVVGAGFYGSTTAQRLAEYDVFDTVVITDIVEGKPAGLALDLNQSRPIEGFETKVVGVTTGPNGEGYEAIEGSDVVVITAGLPRKPGMSRMDLLETNAKIVRQVSENVAKYAPNAVVIVVSNPLDEMTALAQLATQFPKNRVLGQAGMLDTARFTNFVAEALNVPVKSVKTLTLGSHGDTMVPVPSKSTVNGKPLREVMPDAQIEELVVKTRNGGAEVVALLKTGSAYYAPSAAAAKMAKAVAEDSGEVMPVCAWVDGQYGISGVYLGVEAQIGAEGVKRVVETDLDADELASLKEAAEAVRAKQADVANM
- a CDS encoding bifunctional methylenetetrahydrofolate dehydrogenase/methenyltetrahydrofolate cyclohydrolase — encoded protein: MTATLLDGKATAADIKDELRARVKALAERGITPGLGTVLVGSDPGSQAYVNGKHRDCAEVGIASIRRELPADATQQQVDDVLAELNADPACHGYIVQLPLPAHLDTQRVLELIDPTKDADGLHPVNLGRLVLGYPGPLPCTPRGIVELLRRHDVALRGATVAVVGRGNTVGRPLGLLLTRRSENATVTLCHTGTLDLASHTRAADIVIVAAGVPGLLTADMITPGAVVVDVGITRVVGSDGKGRYTGDVDAGVAEVAGALVPMPGGVGPMTRAMLLTNVVERAEEG